One Micromonospora sp. WMMD1120 genomic region harbors:
- a CDS encoding ABC transporter permease encodes MNKHFLGDTMVLLGRSLRHIARSPDTIITTAIMPIAFMLLFVYVFGGAIETGSDSYVNYLLPGILIITIASGISYTAFRLFLDMKGGIFERFQSMPIARSSVLWAHVLTSLVANLVSLVVVIGVGLIMGFRTGANVGGWLAVAGILTLLTLALTWVAVIPGLTAKTPDGAGAFSYPLIFLPFVSSAFVPTGSMPGPVRAFAEHQPVTSIVNAIRDLFAQQPVDADIWTALAWCVGILVLAYLFAGLTYRRKVS; translated from the coding sequence ATGAACAAACACTTTCTCGGCGACACCATGGTTCTCCTGGGGCGTTCGCTGCGGCACATCGCCCGCAGCCCGGACACCATCATCACCACCGCGATCATGCCGATCGCGTTCATGCTGCTGTTCGTCTACGTCTTCGGCGGCGCGATCGAGACCGGCTCCGACTCGTACGTCAACTACCTGCTGCCCGGCATCCTGATCATCACGATCGCCTCGGGCATCTCGTACACGGCCTTCCGGCTCTTCCTGGACATGAAGGGCGGCATCTTCGAGCGTTTCCAGTCCATGCCGATCGCCCGCTCGTCGGTGCTGTGGGCGCACGTGCTGACCTCGCTGGTCGCGAACCTGGTTTCGCTCGTGGTCGTCATCGGCGTCGGCCTGATCATGGGCTTTCGCACGGGGGCGAACGTGGGAGGGTGGCTCGCCGTCGCCGGCATCCTGACCCTCCTCACCCTGGCCCTGACGTGGGTCGCCGTGATTCCCGGCCTCACCGCGAAGACGCCGGACGGCGCGGGCGCGTTCTCCTATCCGCTCATCTTCCTGCCGTTCGTCAGCTCCGCCTTCGTGCCCACCGGGTCGATGCCCGGCCCGGTGCGCGCCTTCGCCGAGCATCAGCCGGTGACCTCGATCGTCAACGCGATCCGGGACCTGTTCGCCCAGCAGCCGGTCGACGCCGACATCTGGACCGCCCTCGCCTGGTGCGTCGGCATCCTCGTCCTGGCCTACCTGTTCGCCGGCCTCACCTACCGGCGCAAGGTCTCCTGA
- a CDS encoding ATP-binding cassette domain-containing protein: MSNSPTPAQVEEPAIRVHGLEKSFKQLTVLRGVDIDVARGSIFALLGSNGAGKTTVVKILSTLLKADAGTARVNGFDVQTQAADVRESISLTGQFAAVDEMLSGRENLVLVARLRHLRDARAVADDLLGRFSLTEAGNRRVATYSGGMRRRLDIAMSLIGNPPVVFLDEPTTGLDPQARIEVWQAVKELAKGGTTVLLTTQYLDEAEHLADRIAILHEGRIIVNGTLSELKKLLPPAKVEYVEKQPSLEDVFLTLVGARTDKEQ; encoded by the coding sequence GTGAGTAATTCGCCAACACCAGCCCAGGTCGAGGAACCCGCGATCCGCGTGCACGGCCTGGAGAAGTCGTTCAAGCAGTTGACGGTCCTGCGCGGGGTGGACATCGACGTGGCGCGGGGCAGCATCTTCGCCCTTCTCGGCTCGAACGGGGCCGGTAAGACCACCGTCGTGAAGATCCTCTCCACGCTGCTCAAGGCCGACGCGGGGACTGCCCGGGTCAACGGTTTCGATGTGCAGACCCAAGCCGCCGACGTCCGTGAGTCGATCAGCCTCACCGGTCAGTTCGCGGCGGTCGACGAGATGCTCAGCGGCCGGGAGAACCTGGTCCTGGTCGCCAGGCTCCGGCACCTCAGGGACGCGCGCGCGGTCGCGGACGACCTCCTGGGGCGCTTCTCGCTGACCGAGGCGGGCAACCGAAGGGTGGCGACGTACTCCGGAGGCATGCGCCGCCGTCTGGACATCGCGATGAGCCTCATCGGGAACCCGCCGGTCGTCTTCCTCGACGAGCCGACGACCGGACTTGACCCGCAGGCGCGCATCGAGGTGTGGCAGGCCGTGAAGGAACTGGCCAAGGGCGGTACGACGGTGCTGCTGACCACCCAGTACCTCGACGAGGCCGAACACCTCGCCGACCGGATCGCGATCCTGCACGAGGGGCGGATCATCGTGAACGGCACCCTCAGCGAGCTGAAGAAACTTCTCCCGCCTGCGAAAGTCGAGTACGTCGAGAAGCAGCCCAGCCTCGAGGACGTCTTCCTCACCCTCGTCGGCGCCCGCACGGACAAGGAACAGTGA